A genomic stretch from Haloarchaeobius amylolyticus includes:
- a CDS encoding TVP38/TMEM64 family protein: MQASRKTALVLLALVSAALVGRLVLTGDVSGLVAAVENDYVFLLALVVAYVIRPFLALPVSLFSLIIIFRFGWLGFPIAIVGTVFTSLPPYLLARRYEGDSAILGRFRDFGSDAFAATGDLRGIIAIRLTPTPADVVSYGAGLSKVPVGAFALGTAIGITPWVLMYMVIAQSARAATGVANIDLRLLAAFAVLGVLLVARPLAKAVRRWQRRREHSNN; the protein is encoded by the coding sequence ATGCAGGCGTCTCGCAAGACGGCCCTCGTCCTCCTCGCGCTGGTGAGCGCCGCGCTCGTCGGCCGTCTGGTCCTGACCGGGGACGTCTCCGGGCTGGTCGCGGCCGTCGAGAACGACTACGTCTTCCTCCTCGCGCTGGTCGTCGCCTACGTCATCAGGCCCTTCCTCGCCCTGCCAGTGAGCCTGTTCTCGCTGATAATCATCTTCCGGTTCGGCTGGCTCGGCTTCCCCATCGCCATCGTCGGGACCGTCTTCACGTCCCTGCCGCCGTACCTGCTCGCGCGGCGGTACGAGGGCGACTCGGCCATCCTCGGCCGGTTCCGCGACTTCGGGAGCGACGCCTTCGCGGCGACGGGCGACCTCCGCGGCATCATCGCCATCCGGCTCACCCCCACGCCCGCGGACGTGGTCTCCTACGGGGCGGGCCTCTCGAAGGTCCCGGTGGGCGCGTTCGCGCTCGGGACGGCCATCGGCATCACCCCGTGGGTGCTCATGTACATGGTCATCGCGCAGTCCGCGCGCGCCGCCACCGGGGTCGCGAACATCGACCTGCGGCTGCTGGCCGCCTTCGCGGTCCTCGGCGTCCTGCTCGTGGCGCGACCGCTCGCGAAGGCCGTCCGTCGGTGGCAGCGCCGTCGCGAGCACAGCAACAATTAA